The Blastopirellula sediminis sequence ACGCTTGATCGACTTCATGGCGGAAGATGGAATCGTTGGTCCGTACAACGGTTCTCAGGCCCGCGAGGTATTGATCAGCGTCGCCGAATGGGAGCAAATGAAGGCCGGGGACGGCGTCGGCAAGATTGAAATGGAAGAAGAGCCGGAGATCAACGAAGCTCCGCCTAAGAAGAAAGAAGAGCCGAAAGCGAAACGCTCGAACAAAGTCGTCCCGGTTCCTGCGATGGAAGAAGAGGAGGAGGAAGAGGAATACGACGAAGAAGAAGAGGAAGTGTTCGAAGAGGAAGAGGAGTACGAAGAAGTCGAAGAGTACGACGAAGACGACTCCGAGTATGAAGAAGAGGAAGCGGAAGGGGACGAAGAAGAGTACGAGTACGAAGAGGAAGAATACGAGGAAGAGGAGTACGAGGAGGAAGACGAAGAGGAAGAAGAGGACGAGGACGAAGGAGATCGCCAGAAGACGGCGTAATTCGGGCGGCGATCCCCGGTTTTCCCCGTAGAACTGGCAAAATGGGAAGTTTTTGCCAGATCGTCGATCGCAGCCGCCGCCGGGTCGATCTAAAGGGAATGTGGATCAGACCGCGAACCGCCCAGCTGGTGGGGGCGTCTGGTTGACATAGAATAATGGTAATTTTAGACTTACGTCTTCCACGCACACTTGTGTGAGACAGCCGTCCGCCTCAGTAGGGTGCAGATAAAATGCCCAACACGCTGATCAACGTAGGCTCGCAGATTGGACCGATTACGATCGTACGGATCGTAGTACCGGGCCGTTGTGGGCTTGGCTAGAGGAAACGGCAAATCACCGAAATCCAACAGCCCTGAAGCCCGTTGCGGCCTCAGGGCTTTTTTTATTTTCGTCGCTAACCGCGGCAACCCAAACGGCACGCCCCGCCAGTAGGGACTTTCTTCATGAGAAAAATCGAGATCTACGACACGACGCTTCGTGACGGCGCCCAAGGAGAAGGCGTAAGCTTTTCTTTGCAGGACAAGCTGTCGATTACCGAGCGTCTGGATGAGATCGGCGTCGATTTCGTGGAGGGAGGCTATCCCCTGTCGAATGAAAAAGACGCCGAGTACTTCAAGCGGGTCCAAGAGCTCGACCTGAAACATACGAAGGTCTGCGCCTTCGGCATGACCCGCCGTAAGGGAATGGCCGCCGCTGACGATCCCGGCATGCAAGCGCTGGTCGATTCGGGCGCGCCGGTCGTCACCATCGTCGGTAAGACGCATGACTTTCATGTGACCGACGTCCTCCGCGTGACGCTGGAAGAAAACCTGGCGATGATCGCCGACTCGATCAGCTACATCGTCAGCCAAGGGCGCGAAGTCATTTACGACGCCGAGCACTTCTTCGACGGCTGGAAAGCGAACCCGGAATACGCGGCCGAAACGATTCGGACCGCCGCCAAAGCGGGCGCACGCTTGGTGGTGATGTGCGATACCAACGGCGGCAGCCTGCCGGAAGAAATCGCCGACTACGCCAAGAAGGCGATCGAAGCGCTGGCCGAATTCAACGTGCCGGTCGGCATCCATACGCATAACGATGGCGATCTAGCGGTCGCCAACAGTCTGGCCGCAGTCGACGCCGGCGCTGTCCAGGTGCAAGGAACGATCAACGGCTTCGGCGAACGTTGCGGCAACGCCGACCTGATCTCGGTGATCGCAAACCTTGGCTTGAAAAAGAAAGGTTACGACGTCATCGGGGGCGCGGGCTTCGATCATTTGACCGAACTTTCGCGTTACGTCTACGACACCGCCAACGTCAATCGTCGCAACAACCAACCGTTCGTCGGGCAAAGCGCCTTCGCTCACAAAGGGGGAATGCACGTCCACGCGATCAACCGGGCCGCGTCGAGCTACGAACATATCGACCCGCAAACGGTCGGCAACGAACGTCGCGTCTTGGTGAGCGAATTGTCGGGTCGCTCGAACATCGTCGCCCTGACGACCAAGCACAACCTGCAAGACGATCGCGTCTTGATGGATAAGATCCTGGCCGAGGTCGTCAGCAAGGAAAACCAAGGTTACCAGTACGAAGCGGCCGAAGCGTCGTTCGACTTGCTGGTCAAACGGGTCGCCGGCGTCTTTCGGCCCCACTTCGAGATTTTGAAGTACCACGTCGAAGTCGAAGACCTGGTCGAACACAAAGTGGTCGACCTGGTGACCGAAGCGACGGTGAAAGTTTCGGTCGACGGCGAAGTACGCTACGAAGTCGGCGAAGGAGACGGTCCGGTGCAGGCGCTCGACGTGGCGCTCCGCAAGGCGCTGAACGGCTGCTTCCCGACGCTCGAAACGATGCACCTGGTCGACTACAAGGTACGCGTCGTCAATCAAGAGGCGGGGACCGCCGCCAGAATCCGCGTGATGATCGAAAGCGCGGACGAAGATGACGTCTGGGGAACCATCGGCGTCAGTGAGAATATCATCCAGGCCAGCTGGAACGCGCTGGTCGATTCCATCGAATACAAACTTCACAAAGATGAGCAACGGGGCAAGTCGCCGGCGCGGGCCAGCGCTGAATCGACGGCGAAGTAACTCTCGCCTG is a genomic window containing:
- the cimA gene encoding citramalate synthase — encoded protein: MRKIEIYDTTLRDGAQGEGVSFSLQDKLSITERLDEIGVDFVEGGYPLSNEKDAEYFKRVQELDLKHTKVCAFGMTRRKGMAAADDPGMQALVDSGAPVVTIVGKTHDFHVTDVLRVTLEENLAMIADSISYIVSQGREVIYDAEHFFDGWKANPEYAAETIRTAAKAGARLVVMCDTNGGSLPEEIADYAKKAIEALAEFNVPVGIHTHNDGDLAVANSLAAVDAGAVQVQGTINGFGERCGNADLISVIANLGLKKKGYDVIGGAGFDHLTELSRYVYDTANVNRRNNQPFVGQSAFAHKGGMHVHAINRAASSYEHIDPQTVGNERRVLVSELSGRSNIVALTTKHNLQDDRVLMDKILAEVVSKENQGYQYEAAEASFDLLVKRVAGVFRPHFEILKYHVEVEDLVEHKVVDLVTEATVKVSVDGEVRYEVGEGDGPVQALDVALRKALNGCFPTLETMHLVDYKVRVVNQEAGTAARIRVMIESADEDDVWGTIGVSENIIQASWNALVDSIEYKLHKDEQRGKSPARASAESTAK